In Paralichthys olivaceus isolate ysfri-2021 chromosome 13, ASM2471397v2, whole genome shotgun sequence, the following are encoded in one genomic region:
- the LOC138413541 gene encoding tissue factor-like, with the protein MMSVTAALVSTLFFLSTRSASGSYPQAQNWKSTNFKTILSWEPKPSATYSYTVEYSTVSGNNQRTPHCIQTTETVCDLSSSLTDLNAYYTADVLSETPRGPPLTSLSPLTPAHHGSAPTKTLR; encoded by the exons atgatgtcagtcacagcagctctcgtctctacactcttctttctctccacacgctccgcctcag gctcctatccccaagcacaaaattggaaatcaaccaactttaaaaccattttgtcctgggaaccaaaaccatcagccacttacagctacactgtggagtactctac ggtttcagggaacaatcagaggactcctcactgtatccagaccacagaaacagtgtgtgatctgtccagctctctgactgacctgaacgcctactacacagctgacgtcctgtccgaaaccccgagggggccaccactgacctcattgagtcccctcacaccagcacaccacggttctgcccctacaaagaca